CCGAGAGGCCGCCCGCCCGATGGACGACGCCTTCGAAGGCGCCATCGACTTCGCCATCGAGTGCCTGGGAGGGCGCGCGCCATGAAAGACCACTCCGTCCCGGAGTTGATTGCCCTCTCGCTCCAGGGTGACGAGGACGACGAGACGGCCTGGGAGGCCATCCGCGAGCTGCACGACCGGGGCGGCGACGAGGTGTTCGAGGCGGCCGTCAGGTTGCTGCACTCCGCTTCTTCACGCGAGCGTGGACGCGGCACGGACATCCTCGCGCAACTGGGCGGGCGGAAACGCAGCGACGCACTCATGGCGAAGTGCGCGGATGAAATCCTGTCCGCGCTGGCCACCGAGCAGGATGCCGACGTCCTGGGTTCAATGGGTGTAGCCCTGGGGCACCTCTGGGATGCCCGGGCGGTTCCCGCCCTTCAGCCCCTGAAGGACCATCCGGACGAGGACGTCCGGATGGGCGTGGTCATGGGGATGATGCACCACCGGGATCCGGTCGCGATCCAGACCTTGATTGAGCTCTCCCGAGACAGCGACGAGGACGTCCGCAACTGGGCGACCTTCAGTCTGGGCAGCCAGGCGGAAGACGTGGACACGCCCGAGCTTCGGGATGCGTTGTTCGACCGGCTCACGGAGTCCAACATAGAGCTTCGCGGCGAGGCCCTGGTCGGACTGGCGCTGCGCAAGGACCCGCGTGTCCTGGAGCCGCTGCGCCGCGAGCTGGAGAGCAGCGAGGTCATCGTCCTGGCCGTCGAGGCCGCGCAGGCGCTGGAGGACCTCTCTCTCCTGCCGCTGCTCCATGGTCTTCGGGACCCACCTGGCAAGGCCGACAGCTACTTCCGCAGCGTCCTCGCCGAGGCCATCAGCCACCTGGAATCACTCGCCTGAGCAATGGCTGTGCCGGACCGGTCTCCGTGGAAATCCCAGGACTTCCAGACGGGAGGGGTGCGCCTTCCGCATGGCGCCGGACCTCTACATCAGACAGGTCCTGTCCTCTCCACAGGACAGGAAGCGTGCACCTATCCCCTGTGTGCCTTGCGGCGAAGCGGTGGGTGCACTAGCCATCGGGGGACGAGGGCCGACGGCGCCGACCGCTCGGGTCCTCCGAGGATGACTTTATGGCCCAGCGCCGCCCGACCCGACCTTCCGCCTCCTCCGATTCGTCCAAGTCCCGCACTGCCGCTGGCAAGGCCGCCACGAAGCCCGGGGGCCGTCCCACCGGGGGCAAGGCCCCTGCCCCGGCGAAGAAGGCCACGGTCGCGAAGCCGGTGGCGCAGGCCCTGAAGACCGCGGCGTCGAAGCTGAAGCAGGTCGCGAAGGCGGTGAAGGGCGCGGCGGCGAAGGCCCCGGCGTCCAAGGCAAAGCCTGTCGCGAAGGCGGCTCAGGCTCCCAAGGCTTCTGCCTCGAAGACAGCCCAGGCTCCGAAGGCTTCCGTGGCGAAGTCGGGTGCTCAGGCTTCGAAGGCGCCTGCCGCGAAGGCCGCGGCTCAGGCGCCGAAGGGCTCCGCCGTGAAGACGGGCGGTGCGCAGGCGCTGAAGACGCCGGCCCAGAAGTCCGCCCAGGCTCCGAAGTCCGCCCAGGCTCCGAAGTCCGCCCAGGCTCCGAAGGCGCCTGCGGCGAAGGTCGCCGCGCATGCTCCTGCCGCGAAGCCGGGCGCTCAACCGCCGAAGGCGCCCGTTGCGAAGGCCGCGGAGCAGACTTCGAAGACGCCTGTCACGAAGCCCACCGCGCAGGCTTCAAAGGCTGCCGCCGCGAAGTCCTCCTCGGCTGAGGAGAGCCTCAAGGCTCCCGCATCGAAGGTCGCCGGAAGTGCCGCTCAGGCAGCCGTAGCGGAACCTGCTTCAACCAAGAAGGGCCCGAAGGCGTCCGCTGCGAAGGCCGCCGGACAAGCCGCGCAGAAGCCGGGCTCGACCGCGGAAGGCCCCAAGGCCGATGCATCGAAGTCCCCCGAGGCGGTTGCGGAGCCTGCTTCGACCAGGAAGGGCTCGAAGGCTGCATCGACCGAGAAGGCCGCCGAAGTTGTCTCGGAGCCTGCATCGACCGAGGAGGGTGCCAAGGTCGATGCATCGAAAGCCGCCGAAGTTGTCTCGGAGCCCGTATCGACCGAGGAGAGCCCGAAGCCTTCCGCCTCAACGCCCTCCGAACAGCCGCCCCAAGCTCCCGAGCCGACCGCCGCGGGGACGAAGACGGCCGAGCTGAAGACAGGCGCCAGCGAGGCCCCTTCCAAGCGCGCGGGAAAGGCGCCCAAGGGCTCTTCCGCGAAGAAGACCCCGGCAGAAGAACCTCCCGCCTCCACGCCGCTGGAGGCCCCTGCGCCTTCCACTTCGGAGACCACCACGCCCGCGGCACAGGCGGAGACGGGCGCCGCCGACACCGTGGAAGGAACTCCTCCCGCCACGGAGACGACGACCGCCGAGGAAGCCTCCTCGCGCAAGGGTTCGGGCCGCGCCGCGAAGCGGAAGACCTCCGAAGCCGAAGCCGCTCCCGCCGAGGCGCCTGAAGAAGCATCCACTCCTGCCGCCTCCAGCGAGGAGCCTGCCTCCAAGTCGAAGCGCGGCGCCAAGGGCGTGGCTCGCCCCACCGAGGAGCCCACCCCTGCCCCCTCCGCCCCGGCGAAGCCCGCGCGCACCGCGGATCCGCAGTACCTCATCCTGACCGGCGGCTCGCCCTTCCTGCGCGCCATCGGCTCCGTGCGCCGCCCGGACGGTGAAACCCTGCCGGGCTTCGCCAACCTGGCCGTGACCAAGATGTCTGCGGCCCCGCTGCCCACCGAACCGGGCCCGTACGAGTTCCGCTTCCAGGCCAGCAACGGCACCGGCGACTTCAAGCTCGCGCAGCGCAGCGAGACCGGCGCCCCCCGCAACGTGCGCGACTTCGAGATGGCGTCCTCGGGCGGCTTCCAGCTCTACCGCTTCACCATCCCCTGAAGCCACCTCACGGCGGCAGGAACCGCGACATCAACGCGAGCCCCGGCGCCTCCAGGGGCACGCGCCCCCGCAGCGCGGAGAACAACGACCAGCCGTGGTCCGAGAGGATGACCACGGCCGCGTCCGCCGCGACGCTGAGCCCCATGAAGCCCACGTAGCCCCCCATCACCGACGAGCGCCACACCACGTCCTTCCCGCGCACCTGGGACACGTTCCATCCCAGGCCGCGCTGGAAGCGCCCGGCCTTCACCCGGGGCGCCTGCATCCGGTACAGGGCCTTGGTGAAGGACGTCTCGCCCCGCCCCAGGTTCGTCTCCAGGAAGCGCATCACGTCCCCCACCGTGGAGTGCATCGCGCCGCCGCCCGGGAGCGCCGGGAAGGTCCACGGCGGCACGGGCTTGCCTCGCGCGGTGTGGCCCTGCAACAGGCGCGGGGCCAGCTCCTCCGTGACGCGCGCCGTGGTGTCCCCAAGCCCCATGGGCTTGCAGAGCACATCCCGCATCAGGTGCCCGTAGTTCAGCGCCATGCGCCGGGAGAGCGCGTGGCCGAGCACGCCCATGCCCAGGAAGGACTCGGACGACGGGTGCGGCGGCGGCTGCCGGGGGTGGTAGCTGCGCAGGAACTCGCCGAACAGGCTCGCGGAGTAGTGTCCGAACGGGTCATCCGGATTCGCGGGCGCCGCGCCCAGGTTCGGCGGCAGGTGCGGCAGCCCGGAGGTGTGCGTCGCCAGCTGCTCCAGCGTGATGCGCTGCGCGACCTCGTCGTTGAGCAGCGACGTGGGAATCAGGTTCCCCAGGGGCTCGTCGAGCCGCACGTCCCCCCGCTCCGCCATCACCGACAGGAGCGCCGCCGTGAAGACCTCCGTGAGCGCCCCCAGGGAGAACAGGGCGTCCGTGGCCGGAGGCGTCCCCTTGCCCCGGAGTCCCTCGACGTGCAGCGCCCCCCGCCACGTCATCGCCGCGCACACGGAGGCCGTCGGGTAGCCGCGCAGGTAGGGCCGCAGCTCCGCGTGGAGGAGGTCGGAAGGGTTCGACATGGAGTGGCGCTTTACGAGCCCGCCGCCCGGTGAGGCAAGCCTCCCGGAAGCGGTTCTGTCAGGCATCACCGTGCGAGGCCGTCCGTCCCCTGGAAGGCCCCCTTTCGTCCCGACATGCCGCCCGCGTCCGCGCCCTCCAGCGCCCGCCGTGGCCGTGTCAGGCCCCGCGTGTGCTCGCGTCCACGTGGGCCCTTCCCCTGACGAAAGGCCACCTGGATGCCCTCTTCCCCTGCCGTGAAGGCGATCCTCTTCGGGCGCAACCCGCACCAGCCGGATCCATTCGACGTGGAGGCCGACGCGGCCGAAGCGCTGGGCGTGGACACGTATCAGGCGGACCTCTCCGCCCTCTTGTCAGGCGACGCGGCGAGGGCCCTCACGGGCGTGCCGGAGCGCGGCCACCTCCGGCTGCTGTACCGGGGCTGGATGCTCACGGAGGAGGAGTACGGAGAGCTTGACGAAGCCGTGCGAGCCCTGGGACACCGGCTGGTGACGTCGCCGGAGCAGTACGCCGCCGCGCACTACCTGCCCCACTGGTACCCGAAGCTCGCTGGCTACACCGCGCGCTCGGTCTGGACGGAGGGACCGGACGCGGCGGAGGCGTGGCGGGCGGCGCGGAAGCTGGGGCCGCCGCCATACATCCTCAAGGACCACGTGAAGTCCGCGAAGGAGCGCTGGGCGGAGGCGTGCTTCGTCCCGGCGGACGCCACGCGCGAGGACTTCGAGCGCATCTGCCAGAACCTGCTCGATGAGCGCGGAGACCGCTTCGAGCGAGGCTTCGTGGTGCGCCGCTACCTGCCGCTCAAGGTCTACGGGCGGACGCCCGCGGGCCCCGCGCACCTGGAGTTCCGGCTGTTCTTCGGCGGAGGCCGGCTGCTGGCCGCGGAGCCGTACCACGAGTTCGACGTGGAGGTGCCCGACTTCACCGCCTTCGAAGCCCTGGGCCGCCGCATCCCCTCGCCGTTCTTCACGCTGGACGTGGCGATGCTGGAGGACGGCGGCTGGGCGGTGGTGGAGGTGAATGACGGCGGCGTCTCCGGCCTGCCGCCCGGGTTGGATCCGCGCGACCTCTTCGCCGCGCTGCTCGACCTGCGCTAGCCCCCACGGTGGGGAGGCAGGCGCCGTCCACGAGGAGCCGGTGCTACCGTGCGCGGGCATGAAGGACTCCGTCCGTGCACACCGGGGGCTGCGCCACCGCATCGCCGCCCTCCTCCTCGTGGGGCTCACCGCGTGCGGCGGCTGCCAGAAGACAGACGCCGAGCGCGCCGCGAAGGAGCGCGCGGAGATCGATCAACGCCTCCGTGACTCCGTCGCGCTCGTGCCCTACCGCGCCCTCAAGCTCTCCGTGCGCGCGGGCGACGACCCCAGGGCCCCGGAGGAGATCGCCCTGCTCTGGAAGGCCGTGGCCGAAACGCGCGCGTTGCCAGACAAGCCGGTCAACGACGAGGTGACGCGCGCGACGGCCCGCATCTACCTGGACCTGGGCATCGCCCTCTACAAGGCGCGCAAGACGCTCCAGACACGCGACGAGGACGATTTCCCCCTGCTGTGGACCCGGTGGGCCAACGGCGCGTCCGTGCCCCTGCCGGGCTACGACTCGGGCCAGGAGCACGCCTTCCTCGCCGCCGTCCTGCTGGCGCTGGACACCGCGGAGAAGTCCGACCGCATCCCCGCCACGGAGCTCGTCTTCTACGAGCTGTCGCGTGCCACGCCCACCCCCTCGTGGCCCGCGCCCCTGCGCGCCGCGGTGCGGGCCAGCCGGGGCGCCGCCTTCTGCCAGGCGGGCTACCACTACGCCGCCGAGGAGGAGCTGACCGGCTTCCTCACCGAGACGGAAGCCCTTCCCCCGGAAGACTTCCCCGCCATCCAGCAGGGCACGCCCGCACAGTCGCGGGAGGCGGTGCTCGCGGCCGGGCACTTCCTGCGCGCCTGGAACCGCATGGGCCTGAAGCGCGAACGCGCCGCCGAGGACGACATCGAGCAGGGGCTGCGCTCGCTCCAGACGCTGGGCGTGGAGAACGAGCTGACGTGGTGGGGCTGGGCCTTCATCCACACCCGGCGCGGACGCTACGAAGAGGCGGCGGCGTCGCTCGACAAGCTCGCGGCCAGCCCCTACCTGGAGGAAACGGAGCGGCGCGAGGTGCACGACAACGCGGAGACCCTGCGCAAGCACGGGGACAGCCTGCCGCTGTTCCAGCAGACCCGCGCGACGGTGCTCCTGGGCCGGACGCTGCTGGCGCGAGCCGGAGGCCTGGAGCACGTGCTCACCGTCCTGCTGGGCCCGGTGCGGGCGCGGCAGCTCTACGCCCCGCTCGTCTGGATGGACCGGGTGCGCCAGCGCACGGCGGTGCTCTCCCCGGAGCAGGTGGCCCAGGGCGCGGGCCAGACGCTCGACCGCGCGCGTGAAGCGGGCAGCCGCGGGTGGAAGGCCCTCCAGGAGCGCCTGGACCAGGGCACCGCCCAGGACACCCCGCCGTGAAGCTTCGGCGCCGTCACGGAGCCGCCGCTTCGCCCAGCGCCTTCACGGGGTAGTGCCCCGGGGAGGCGCGGAAGCGGCGCTCCAGCCCGCCGGGCTCGAGCACGCCCCGCTCGAACAGGTCCAGCAGGAAGGCCTCGTACGTCCCCTCGCGTGAAGGGCCCGCGCGCTTCAGCTCCTCGTAGAGCACGAAGGCCAGGACGTGCATGCCGTCGTCGTGGGCGCGGAAGAACTCCGCCCCCGTGAGCGGCCGGCCCTCCCGGTTGCGCAGCAGGCCCTCCCGCTCGCTGACGTAGACGTCGATGGCCTCCGCGCAGTCCTCCTCCGTCAGGCCGCGCGCCGAGGTGTAGCCGAACGCGGGGTCATGCTCGCGCACCAGCCGCTGGAAGTAGGGGTCCGCCTCCAGCGCGGACAGCTTCGCGTCCAGCTCGCCCTCGCGGGCGAATGGCGGGTGCAGCAGCTCATGCACCGCCGTCTTCACGGTGACGTCCGCGGGATAGGTCGCGTCCGTGAGGAAGTTCCACCCCGTCACCCGGATGCCGTGCGGCTTCGCGAACTTCAGGACGTGCGCGCTCAACGCTGGCACCTGGAGCTCCCGGCCCAGCACCGCTTCGTTCCAGCCCACCACGTCGTGCGGCGCCACCTTCGCCGCCAGCCCCGCGATGGCCTGCTCCACCTGCGGCAGGTACTCCGCCCGCCAGATGCGGGGGAACTCCACGCGCGTGAGGAACGCCAGCAGGACGCCCAGGTCGCCTCGCACGTCCTCCATCTCCGCGAAGCCGCCTTCCTGGCCATACGACGTGGCCAGGAAGTCCGCGCGCATCCGGCTCCATGCCACATCGTCCGCCACCGTCGCCGCCAGGGCCTCCACCGTGGTGGCCCCCGTCACGGAGAAGACCAGCGTCAGGAACGGCCCCACCATCTTGCCGCCCTGCTTCGACACCCGCTCGGTAAGGTGCGCGAGCGCGGCCTGCTCCCGCGTCTCCAGGAGCGCGGAGAAGCGCTGGAACTCCGCCGGATGGAAGCGCGTGTAGAACGCGTCGCCCCGCAGCAGGTTCAACAGGCACAGCGCGTCGTACGCCTCTGACGGCCGCAGCACCCACTGCGTACGTCCGGAGCCCACGCGGCGCACGGCCGGCTCCACAGCCGCCGGGACGGGCCGGGAGCCCGCGCAGGCAGTGCACATCAGCGCTGCGCACAGGAGCGCCACGGCGCGGCGGAAGGGATGCGATTCCAGGGTCATGGCGGGAGAGATAGGACCGCTCGCCCGGCGCCGTCTTGGACGAAACCTACCGCGTGGAACCGGATGCACGTCCCGCCAGCCGCCGGTACTCCGCCGGGGTGAGGTGCAGGCGGCGGCGGAACTCGCGCGTCAGGTGGCTCTGGTCGCAATAACCCGCGTCGAGCGCGATGTCCCCCAGGGGCCGCTCCGTCTCGCGCAGCGCCCGACCCGCGCGCTCCATCCGGGACCGGCGCAGGTACTCCGCCGGGCTGCACCGGTAGGCCTGACGAAAGGCCCGCCCCAACCGCTGCGGGCTCACCCCCGCCTCCCGCGCCAGCGCCGCGAGCGTGGGCGGAGGGCCGCGCACCGCGTCCAGCAGCTCCCGGACACGCCCCAGCCACGCCGGAGGGCCCCCCACATCCCGCACCGGCGCCGACGCGCGCACCGCCTCCGCCAGCAGCTCCAGCGTCAGCCCCTCGATGGCCAGCCCCGCCACGTCATCCGCGCGCCGGAACTCCTGGTACACGCGAGCCGTCAGCGCCACCAGCCGCGCCGACGCCAGGTCCACCCGCGGATCCAACCCCGCGACGAGCGCGCTCCGCGACCGCCAGGACGCCTCCGAGAAGTCGATGTTGAAGGTCCGCGTGCGCACGCCCCGGATGCGCTGCGCGTGCTCCAGCCCGGGCGCATGGAAGGCGACCGAGCGGGCCGTGCACTCCCGCGCGCGGCCCTCCACCACATCCATGAAGCCCCCTTCCAGCGTGAGCCGGAAGCCCGCGTGCCGGTGCAGGTGGGACGGCAACCGGGCGCCCGGTGCATACGTGCTCTCCGTGAGCACGAGCCCCGCCACCTCCACTCGCTGGAGCGGCGTGCCCAGGTAACGGCCGAAGTCGAGGACGGGTGCGGAGCTCACACCCCCTTTTTGCATCGGCCAGGGGTCCCATTGCATCCCGGGACGTCGATTCCGTCCTTCCGAGCGCCAGCCAGCCAGGCGGCGAGGGAGCGCGAACGTTGGCCGTGCACGGTCCAAGTCCCCAGCTTTGCTCCAAAGCCTTTTCCCCTCCAAGGAGCCACACCCGATGAAAGCCATCTGCTGGCATGGCCACGGCGACGTCCGTTACGAGTCCGCCCCCGACCCGAAGATTGAAGACCCTCGCGACGCCATCATCCGCGTCACCCGCACCGCCATCTGTGGCTCCGACCTGCACCTGTTGGACGGCTACATGCCGACCATGAAGAGCGGTGACGTCCTGGGCCACGAGTTCATGGGCGAGGTGATGGAGATTGGCTCCGGCGTCACCAGGCTCAAGAAGGGCGACCGGGTCATCGTCCCCTTCAACATCGCGTGCGGCGAGTGCTTCTTCTGCCAGAAGACCCTCTTCTCCCTCTGTGACCGCTCCAACCGCAACGCGGAGGCGGCCGCGAAGATGATGGGCTACTCGCCCTCCGGCCTCTTCGGCTACTCGCACATGCTGGGCGGCTTCTCCGGCGGCCAGGCGGAGTACGTGCGCGTGCCGTACGCGGACGTGGGTCCCCTCAAGATTCCGGACGGCCTCACCGAGGACCAGGTCCTCTTCCTCACCGACATCTTCCCCACCGGCTACATGGCGGCGGAGAACTGCCAGATGGAGAAGGGCGACACCGTGGCGGTGTGGGGCTGCGGCCCGGTGGGCCAGTTCGCCATCCAGAGCGCGTGGATGTTCGGCGCGGGCCGGGTCATCGCCATCGACCACGTGCCGGAGCGCCTGGCGCTCGCGAAGTCCTGGGGCAAGGCGGAGACCATCGACTTCACGAAGCAGGACGTCTACGAGACCCTCAAGGAGATGACGCAGGGCCGCGGCCCGGACCGCTGCATCGACTCCGTGGGCGCGGAAGCGCACGGCACCGGCAGCCTGGACGCCGTCATCGACAAGGCGAAGGCCGCGGTGAAGCTGGCCACGGACCGGCCACACGCCCTGCGCCAGGCCATCTACTGCTGCCGCAAGGGCGGCACCATCTCCGTGCCCGGCGTCTACGTGGGCTTCCTGGACAAGGTCCCCATGGGCTCCTTCGTCAACAAGGGCCTGACCATGAAGACGGGCCAGACGCACACGCACCGCTACACCCGGCCGCTCCTGGAGAAGATCCAGGCGGGCGCCATCGACCCGACGCGGCTCATCACCCACCGCGCCCGGCTGGCGGACGCCCCCGCCCTCTACAAGAAGTTCCGCGACAAGGAAGACGGCTGCATCAAGGTCGTGATGACGCCGTAGTCCCCGTCAGGCCTGGCCCGTCAGCCGGTAGTACGCGTGCGGACGGCGCCAGCGGATGAAGGCGCGCGCCAGGGGGTTCATGCCCCACTGGATGGGCACCGGGTCCACGACGAAGCCCAGCTCGTCCTTGAACTGTTCGAGCTGGGCCGCCTCGCGGGCATGCAGTCCGCCCACCAGCGTCCGGGCCCCCAGCCGGCGGCAGACCTGCGCGAACTCATAGATGAGGCCGGTGGAGATGTTCGTCGGCAGCGCCCAGGTCGCGTAGTAGGCGCTGAAGCCATACGCGACGCCGTCCACGATGTAGCCGTCCAGGTAGCCGCCCAGCTTGTCGTCCACCATCCCCGCCAGCACGCACCAGTGGTCCGACGCGAAGTACTGCCGCAGGCCCTTGAGGTACTCGTCCAGCGTGGGGATCTTCTTGTGCTGCGTGCGCGTCAGCGCGTCCCGCACCACGGGATAGCCCTGCTCCAGGAGCAGCGACGGCCCCGTGAGCTGGACGATGCGCACCGTGCGCTGGCACTTGCGCAGCTTGCTGCGCCGGTTCGAGTTCAGCCGGCTCATGTCATACGTGTCCAGGTCCTTCAGCCGCACCACGGGCACCTTGCCGGTGGCGACGTTCGCCGTCTCCGGCGTCAGCGCCGCGCGGTAGCCCCAGGCCAGCGGCGTGGGCGGCGTGGCTTCCTCCGGCGTCAGCCGCGCCAGCAGGTGCACCGGCTGGAAGAAACCGGGCGCCCCGGACTGCTCCCAGTAGTGCCCCCGGTGGGAGATGACGCGAACGCCCTCTTCTCGCCGGCGCTCGGCGAGCTCCCGCTCCGTGAGACACGTGAAGCGGGCCTCCGCTACATCGCGGAGCTGGGGAAGTGACAGGACCATGGGAACCCCTCCACCAACGACTCGGAAACGTCAGGAACGGGGCGCGCGGTAGGCGGGGAAGAAGTCCTCGCTCGCGCGCCCCTGGGACAGCTGCGCGTAGGCCTCCGGGTCGCAGATGAGGTCGTGCGTGTAGAACTGGGACATCGCGTTGGCGAAGCCGCGCTTGAACCGCTCGATGCCATCCCCCGGCCGGACGCCGCCGCCCAGGTGGACAGAGGCCTCCAGCTTCTCCGCCAGCTCCACCATCACCGGGAACTCGTTCTTCGCCGGGGAGTGCACCAGGTACGCGTCCGCCGTGCCGCCAATGAAGTTGTGCAACAGCCCGTCGCTCAGCACCACCAGCGCGGAGGAGGCCACCGCCCCCTCCGGCGCGCGCGTCGTCACCAGCCACGCGAAGGGGCAGGTGAAGACCTCCTCGAACCAGGCGTCGGAGAAGTAGTACCGCTCCCCGGCCTGGTTGCGCGCCATGGTCTGCCGGTAGATGGACTTGAGCGCCTCGCGCTGCTCCTGCGTGGAGTCCTTCACCGGCACCACGGAGCTGATGTAGCCGCGCCGGGCGTTGCGCCGGATGTCCGCGCCGTGGTCGCTGCGGAACTTCACCGGCAGCTTCGGGTCGATGAGACAGACCTCCGTGCGCAGCCGCCCCCCGGCGAAACAGTACGGACCGCCAATGCGGTCGCGCAGGAAGATGCTGACCAGCTCCGTGCCCCGCCAGTCGATGGCGTCCACCGGCACCTCGGAGAGCCCGTTCAGCTCCGCCCCGGGAAACCCATACGGAGAAACCGCGTCCCGGTAGTGCGTCCCTTCAATGGCCCGCACGATGAGCGGCACCCGGAGCGCCCGTCCCCCCCCGTCCTCCACGATGAGACTGTGCGTCACGCCTTCCGCGCGCAGGTGCTGCTCGGAGCGGAAGTAGTCAGACGAAACGGCGCGCTGGCCTCCGTCAGGGACGAGGACGGCTCTCCACTGCGTCTCTGGATACATGGGTGTACCCCCGGTCGGAAGCAGGCGGGCCGGACAGGGCCCGAAAGCAGGCAGAGGGTATGTGGATTGGACCCGGGTCCGTCATCGCCCCCCGGGGTGCGGCGCGGATGTCTTGATTCCAGCGCTTCGCTTCAATCCAGCCCCCCAGGGCAGGACATGTGTCACCTCGCCAGCGAGGCATAGCGGCTTCCAGACATTTGGCATTGTTCGGGCTTACGCTTGCACGCTTCCTCCGGAAGATTGCCCGCCCATGAAACACGTCCTGTTACTGGCCGCGGTGTCTTGCCTGAGCGCATGCGCCTGGGGTCCGGGAATGCAGATGGACGAGGATGCCTTCCGGGAGCGCTACGCGGGAATGGCAGACGCCGGAGCGGATGGCGCCTACGAAATCGTTCCCATCGACGCGTCCCTCATCAGCCACCAACTGGAGGAGCGCAGGCAGGCGCGGCCCGCGCCCCTGGTGGATCCGCTGGCGCGGGTGGCCACGGACTATGACTACCGGGTGACGCCGCACGACGTGCTGAGCGTCATCGTCTGGGACCACCCGGAGCTCACCATCCCCGCCGGTGAGTTCCGCTCCGCGGAGGCCACCGGCCACCCCGTGGCGGCGGACGGGACGATGTTCTACCCCCACGTGGGCAACATCCCCGTGGCGGGCAAGACGCTGCGGGAGATCCGCGAGCTGCTCACCCAGCGGCTGGCGAGCGTCATCGAGAAGCCGCAGCTGGACGTGCGCGTGGTGGGCTTCCGCGGCCAGAAGGTCCAGGTGACGGGCGAGGTGGTGGCCCCCGGCACCCTGCCCGTCACCGACGTGCCCCTGCGCGTGCAGGACGCCATCGCCCAGGCGAAGGGCTTCTCCACGGAGGCGGACCTGCGCGCCGTCACCCTCAGCCGGGGCGGCACCACCTTCACGCTCGACCTGCAGGCCCTCTACGAGCAGGGGGACGTGAGCCAGAACTGGCTGCTCCAGGACGGCGACATCGTCAACGTGGCGGACCGCAGCCGCAACAAGGTCTTCGTGCTGGGGGAGGTCCGGAAACCGTCCTCGCGCGTGATGGTGAAGGGACGGATGACGCTGGCGGAAGCCATTGGCGACACCGAGGGCTTCGACCCGCTCACGTCCAACCCGGGCCGCGTGTATGTCATCCGCGGCAGCTTCGACCGGCCGTTCATCTTCAAACTGGACGCCAAGTCGCCGGACGCGCTGCTGCTGGCGACACAGTTCCAATTACAACCTCGCGATGTCGTTTTTGTCTCCGCGCACGACCTGACCCGTTGGAATCGCATCATCCAGCAAATCCAGCCAACAGTTCAGCTGCTCTGGCAGGCAGTGGATATCGGAGAC
This DNA window, taken from Corallococcus coralloides DSM 2259, encodes the following:
- a CDS encoding polysaccharide export protein — encoded protein: MKHVLLLAAVSCLSACAWGPGMQMDEDAFRERYAGMADAGADGAYEIVPIDASLISHQLEERRQARPAPLVDPLARVATDYDYRVTPHDVLSVIVWDHPELTIPAGEFRSAEATGHPVAADGTMFYPHVGNIPVAGKTLREIRELLTQRLASVIEKPQLDVRVVGFRGQKVQVTGEVVAPGTLPVTDVPLRVQDAIAQAKGFSTEADLRAVTLSRGGTTFTLDLQALYEQGDVSQNWLLQDGDIVNVADRSRNKVFVLGEVRKPSSRVMVKGRMTLAEAIGDTEGFDPLTSNPGRVYVIRGSFDRPFIFKLDAKSPDALLLATQFQLQPRDVVFVSAHDLTRWNRIIQQIQPTVQLLWQAVDIGDRTIIIDNP
- a CDS encoding HEAT repeat domain-containing protein; the protein is MKDHSVPELIALSLQGDEDDETAWEAIRELHDRGGDEVFEAAVRLLHSASSRERGRGTDILAQLGGRKRSDALMAKCADEILSALATEQDADVLGSMGVALGHLWDARAVPALQPLKDHPDEDVRMGVVMGMMHHRDPVAIQTLIELSRDSDEDVRNWATFSLGSQAEDVDTPELRDALFDRLTESNIELRGEALVGLALRKDPRVLEPLRRELESSEVIVLAVEAAQALEDLSLLPLLHGLRDPPGKADSYFRSVLAEAISHLESLA
- a CDS encoding ATP-grasp domain-containing protein codes for the protein MPSSPAVKAILFGRNPHQPDPFDVEADAAEALGVDTYQADLSALLSGDAARALTGVPERGHLRLLYRGWMLTEEEYGELDEAVRALGHRLVTSPEQYAAAHYLPHWYPKLAGYTARSVWTEGPDAAEAWRAARKLGPPPYILKDHVKSAKERWAEACFVPADATREDFERICQNLLDERGDRFERGFVVRRYLPLKVYGRTPAGPAHLEFRLFFGGGRLLAAEPYHEFDVEVPDFTAFEALGRRIPSPFFTLDVAMLEDGGWAVVEVNDGGVSGLPPGLDPRDLFAALLDLR
- a CDS encoding serine hydrolase domain-containing protein, which codes for MSNPSDLLHAELRPYLRGYPTASVCAAMTWRGALHVEGLRGKGTPPATDALFSLGALTEVFTAALLSVMAERGDVRLDEPLGNLIPTSLLNDEVAQRITLEQLATHTSGLPHLPPNLGAAPANPDDPFGHYSASLFGEFLRSYHPRQPPPHPSSESFLGMGVLGHALSRRMALNYGHLMRDVLCKPMGLGDTTARVTEELAPRLLQGHTARGKPVPPWTFPALPGGGAMHSTVGDVMRFLETNLGRGETSFTKALYRMQAPRVKAGRFQRGLGWNVSQVRGKDVVWRSSVMGGYVGFMGLSVAADAAVVILSDHGWSLFSALRGRVPLEAPGLALMSRFLPP
- a CDS encoding zinc-dependent alcohol dehydrogenase, which encodes MKAICWHGHGDVRYESAPDPKIEDPRDAIIRVTRTAICGSDLHLLDGYMPTMKSGDVLGHEFMGEVMEIGSGVTRLKKGDRVIVPFNIACGECFFCQKTLFSLCDRSNRNAEAAAKMMGYSPSGLFGYSHMLGGFSGGQAEYVRVPYADVGPLKIPDGLTEDQVLFLTDIFPTGYMAAENCQMEKGDTVAVWGCGPVGQFAIQSAWMFGAGRVIAIDHVPERLALAKSWGKAETIDFTKQDVYETLKEMTQGRGPDRCIDSVGAEAHGTGSLDAVIDKAKAAVKLATDRPHALRQAIYCCRKGGTISVPGVYVGFLDKVPMGSFVNKGLTMKTGQTHTHRYTRPLLEKIQAGAIDPTRLITHRARLADAPALYKKFRDKEDGCIKVVMTP
- a CDS encoding helix-turn-helix transcriptional regulator, with the protein product MSSAPVLDFGRYLGTPLQRVEVAGLVLTESTYAPGARLPSHLHRHAGFRLTLEGGFMDVVEGRARECTARSVAFHAPGLEHAQRIRGVRTRTFNIDFSEASWRSRSALVAGLDPRVDLASARLVALTARVYQEFRRADDVAGLAIEGLTLELLAEAVRASAPVRDVGGPPAWLGRVRELLDAVRGPPPTLAALAREAGVSPQRLGRAFRQAYRCSPAEYLRRSRMERAGRALRETERPLGDIALDAGYCDQSHLTREFRRRLHLTPAEYRRLAGRASGSTR